A single region of the Brassica rapa cultivar Chiifu-401-42 chromosome A03, CAAS_Brap_v3.01, whole genome shotgun sequence genome encodes:
- the LOC103859012 gene encoding protein EMBRYO SAC DEVELOPMENT ARREST 30 isoform X2: MPIQELVILLPVQKTMASFMQRYLVDLTRSDLLLLNATLIIPELQESLRSKGISNKFKSFSYLYDEEQFISFLKNDVIIAKALPESLKAARKRNEFPLFKPKNSASPNYYLEDVLPKLKKANVIGLIIYDGGCLQSNLPASMLELQRLRCRVAFHALQLRSEIQVLGKKMVDRLRKSGQPFLAYHPGLVRDKLAYHGCAELFQDLHSELIQYRRAQMIKQKFISEELIVDSRVRRDKGLCPLMPEEVGILLKALGYSQKAIIYLAGSEMFGGQRVLIPLRAMFPNLVDRTSLCSTEELSELVGPETPLPENMYEMPPRKSDKQLQEEWNKAGTRPRPLPPPPDRPIYQHEKEGWYGWLTENDTEPTPSPMDLRNLAHRLLWDALDFVVSVEADVFFPGFNNDGSGLPDFSSLVMGQRLYERPSSRTYRLDRKVIQEFFNITREDMYHPNRNWTVHVRKHLNSSLGESGLIRQSTLSKPRLFLSHPLPECSCRTSPLEDSRQIRSDDGRFLYGGEDECPKWIKSAGVEKSKTDDSDQPDYEHDLLTEQSETEEEFAKSKVASAFDQDEEWDPND; encoded by the exons ATGCCAATCCAAGAACTAGTTATCCTG CTCCCAGTTCAAAAAACAATGGCTTCATTTATGCAAAGATATTTGGTGGATTTGACAAGATCAGATCTTCT GCTTCTAAATGCTACTCTTATCATTCCAGAGCTTCAAGAGAGTCTTCGCTCCAAAGGCATCAG CAACAAGTTCAAGAGTTTCTCCTATCTTTATGATGAGGAGCAGTTTATATCCTTTCTTAAAAATGATGTTATCATTGCGAAGGCCCTCCCTGAGAGCTTGAAAGCCGCAAGAAAAAGGAACGAGTTTCCTCTTTTTAAGCCCAAAAACTCTGCATCGCCAAATTATTACCTCGAGGATGTATTGCCAAAGTTAAAGAAAGCTAATGTTATTGGATTGATCATCTACGACGGGGGATGCTTGCAG TCAAATTTGCCTGCTTCAATGCTTGAACTTCAAAGACTAAGGTGTAGAGTTGCCTTCCATGCCCTCCAGCTTCGTTCAGAAATCCAGGTGCTTGGCAAGAAGATGGTTGACAG GTTACGTAAATCAGGTCAACCCTTcctagcttatcatcctggctTAGTGAGGGATAAACTGGCATATCATGGCTGTGCTGAGCTTTTCCAG GATCTTCACAGTGAACTCATTCAGTATCGGCGGGCTCAGATGATTAAGCAGAAGTTTATTTCAGAAGAACTTATTGTAGACTCGCGTGTGCGCAGGGACAAAGGCTTATGTCCTCTCATGCCAGAAGAG GTTGGAATCCTTCTGAAAGCACTGGGATACTCTCAGAAAGCCATTATATACTTAGCTGGTTCTGAAATGTTTGGGGGCCAACGTGTTTTGATCCCTCTGCGAGCCATGTTCCCTAATTTAGTGGACCGAACTTCTTTATGCAGCACGGAGGAATTATCAGAATTGGTTGGTCCTGAGACACCTCTTCCAGAAAACATGTATGAAATGCCTCCTCGGAAAAGCGATAAGCAGCTCCAAGAAGAGTGGAACAAGGCAGGTACTCGGCCTAGACCTCTCCCTCCTCCTCCAGACAGACCTATCTACCAGCACGAAAAAGAAGGGTGGTATGGTTGGCTTACAGAGAATGATACAGAACCAACCCCTTCACCCATGGATCTTAGGAATCTAGCACACAGGTTACTGTGGGACGCACTTGACTTTGTTGTGTCTGTCGAAGCTGATGTCTTTTTCCCTGGTTTCAACAACGATGGTAGTGGGTTGCCTGATTTTTCAAGTTTGGTAATGGGCCAGAGGCTCTATGAAAGACCATCGTCACGAACATATAGACTAGACAG GAAAGTTATTCAAGAATTTTTCAACATTACACGTGAGGACATGTACCATCCCAACCGGAACTGGACAGTTCATGTGAGAAAACATCTTAACTCAAGTTTGGGTGAGAGTGGGCTTATAAGGCAGTCTACGCTGTCGAAACCCCGGTTGTTTCTTTCGCATCCACTTCCTGAATGCTCATGCAGAACATCACCCCTCGAGGATTCTAGACAAATACGAAGTGATGATGGTAGATTTCTCTATGGAGGTGAAGATGAATGCCCTAAATGGATAAAATCAGCTGGGGTGGAAAAGAGTAAAACTGATGATAGTGATCAGCCTGATTATGAACATGACCTTCTCACTGAACAGTCAGAAACTGAAGAAGAGTTTGCAAAAAGTAAAGTGGCTTCAGCTTTTGACCAGGATGAAGAATGGGATCCCAATGACTAG
- the LOC103833570 gene encoding uncharacterized protein LOC103833570: protein MKPVFERNPNFSNRFGDFSCNGEEMVKTKFTRNGREVMIFGAMRNFDYGSDEAVQESKKGGERDASVSLSSPERSRIRKSVEGISMLASTEVSKASKTRRGTSYGSPASSPEKTTRRGTSYGSPSPVKATRRGSTLSPRVSKKQKVNVAPSGDDREEWPETEMLASTVAKKTRRGTSYGGSPVSPRQSKKQKVNSERSLGDDGDDREEFLQIEEFGDIGDDGREDEDGIAGIEEVGCTDLSLYFGDKAKNDDCEVDEDEGDDDAWDDDKIPDPVSSDDENEEEMRPAQAYREDTDPEELLQLGKTFSDAQDFKHACLRYTLKTRYNIKYYRSSSLKMGAKCAAEMRDDEAPCPWMVYCSYDRRKQKLMVKTYVNDHKCERTGYSKILKRSAIASLFAERLRLNPKLTAKEIQAEILREYKMEVLENSCIKAKTKVMKERRKTHEEHFDKIWDYQAEILRSNPGSTMEIETIPGATVGSKQRFYRLYMCFQAQKEAWKKTCRPVIGLDGAFLKWDIKGQLLAAVGRDGDNRIVPIAWAVVEIENDTNWDWFVKRLALDLGLENGNGFVIMSDKQKGLVKAVHTLLPEAEHRQCCRHIYENWRKGGKDLRLQRFFWFIARSYTPGMFNYNMDELKNYDPGAHASLIKTKPETWSRAFFKIGSYCNDNLNNLCESFNKTIREPRKKPLLDMLEEIRRQCMTRNYNRSKMAKDRKTRFTPKTHKELDRVEKKSKECSLRWAIGPETEVEDRDQSYVVNLENETCACRSWQMNGIPCIHAAKVILGVGRKVSEFVAPFYTTSKWRETYSFGIRPVNGMIEWPRTNRLGVIPPPNRNGKPGRPKNHDRKKGTNETVSTTKLSRANRVMTCSNCKEEGHYKNTCRKAFVESPPKKPRGRPRKYQGLHFGESQAQSSEAQTSQNQSSAWEVPQSSQGQSSQAQPSRWEVPQSSQAEASQTAAWGRWFF, encoded by the exons ATGAAACCCGTGTTTGAACGTAACCCTAATTTCTCAAATCGATTTGGGGATTTCTCTTGTAATGGTGAGGAGATGGTAAAGACGAAGTTCACAAGGAATGGAAGGGAGGTAATGATTTTCGGAGCGATGAGGAATTTCGATTACGGGAGTGACGAAGCGGTTCAAGAGTCGAAGAAGGGTGGAGAACGCGATGCTTCTGTGAGTTTGTCATCGCCGGAGAGATCGAGGATTCGTAAAAGCGTTGAAGGGATATCGATGTTGGCATCTACAGAGGTGTCGAAGGCGTCGAAAACAAGGCGGGGAACTTCATATGGGTCGCCTGCGTCATCTCCGGAGAAGACCACGAGGAGGGGAACTTCATATGGGTCGCCATCTCCGGTGAAGGCCACGAGGCGTGGTTCAACTCTGTCTCCTAGAGTTtcgaagaagcagaaggtaaaTGTGGCTCCTTCTGGTGATGACAGAGAAGAATGGCCAGAGACTGAGATGTTGGCATCAACAGTTGCGAAGAAGACAAGGCGGGGAACTTCATATGGCGGGTCGCCTGTGTCTCCTAGACAAtcgaagaagcagaaggtaaaCTCGGAGAGGAGTCTaggtgatgatggtgatgacaGAGAAGAATTTCTCCAGATTGAGGAATTTGGGGATATAGGTGATGATGGTAGGGAAGATGAGGACGGTATTGCTGGCATTGAGGAAGTTGGTTGTACAGATTTGAGTCTTTATTTTGGTGATAAAGCAAAAAATGATGACTGTGAGGTTGATGAAGACGAAGGCGATGATGATGCATGGGATGATGATAAAATCCCTGATCCTGTGTCATCAGATGATGAGAATGAAGAGGAGATGAGACCTGCGCAAGCTTACAGAGAAGACACTGATCCAGAGGAGCTCCTTCAGCTAGGCAAGACATTTTCAGATGCTCAGGACTTCAAACATGCTTGTCTGAGGTATACCCTGAAAACCAGATACAACATCAAGTACTACAGATCCAGTAGCTTGAAGATGGGTGCAAAATGTGCCGCTGAGATGAGAGATGATGAGGCTCCTTGTCCCTGGATGGTCTACTGTTCGTATGATAGGAGGAAACAGAAGTTGATGGTAAAGACATACGTCAATGACCATAAGTGTGAGAGGACAGGGTATTCCAAGATACTTAAGAGGTCAGCAATTGCAAGTCTATTTGCTGAGAGGTTAAGGCTGAATCCAAAGCTCACGGCAAAGGAGATACAGGCTGAGATATTGAGGGAGTATAAGATGGAAGTTTTAGAAAACTCATGCATTAAGGCCAAGACGAAGGTGATGAAAGAAAGGAGGAAGACCCATGAAGAGCATTTTGATAAAATCTGGGATTACCAAGCAGAGATATTGAGGAGCAATCCTGGATCAACCATGGAAATTGAGACCATACCAGGAGCCACGGTTGGAAGCAAGCAGCGGTTCTATAGACTCTACATGTGTTTCCAAGCACAAAAGGAAGCATGGAAGAAGACTTGTAGGCCTGTTATTGGCTTAGATGGAGCCTTTTTGAAATGGGACATCAAGGGACAGTTGTTGGCTGCGGTTGGAAGAGATGGAGACAATAGGATTGTCCCTATTGCTTGGGCTGTAGTGGAGATAGAGAATGATACAAACTGGGATTGGTTTGTGAAGCGTTTGGCCTTGGATTTGGGATTGGAAAATGGGAACGGCTTTGTTATAATGTCTGACAAACAAAAG GGATTAGTGAAGGCAGTTCATACCCTCCTTCCAGAAGCAGAGCATAGACAGTGTTGTCGCCATATCTACGAGAACTGGAGGAAAGGTGGAAAAGATCTAAGGTTACAGAGGTTCTTCTGGTTCATTGCAAGGAGCTACACTCCTGGTATGTTCAACTACAACATGGACGAGCTTAAGAACTATGATCCTGGCGCACATGCATCTCTGATAAAGACAAAGCCAGAGACTTGGTCTAGAGCTTTCTTCAAGATAGGCTCCTACTGCAATGATAATCTGAACAACTTGTGTGAGTCCTTCAACAAGACCATCAGGGAGCCTAGGAAGAAACCTCTGCTAGACATGTTAGAGGAGATTAGGCGCCAATGTATGACTAGGAACTACAATAGGTCTAAGATGGCTAAGGACAGGAAGACTAGGTTCACCCCGAAGACACATAAAGAGTTAGACAGGGTTGAGAAGAAGTCAAAAGAATGTAGTCTGCGTTGGGCAATTGGGCCAGAGACTGAGGTGGAAGATAGAGACCAGTCTTATGTGGTGAATTTGGAGAATGAGACTTGTGCATGTCGAAGCTGGCAAATGAATGGTATTCCATGCATCCATGCTGCTAAGGTCATCCTTGGCGTGGGAAGAAAAGTCTCTGAATTTGTTGCTCCTTTCTACACAACCTCTAAGTGGCGTGAAACCTACAGTTTTGGGATCAGACCTGTAAATGGGATGATAGAGTGGCCTCGGACCAATAGATTAGGTGTGATTCCACCACCTAATCGAAATGGCAAGCCTGGTAGGCCTAAAAACCATGATCGAAAGAAGGGAACCAATGAGACAGTGTCTACTACCAAGCTGAGTCGTGCGAACAGGGTAATGACATGCTCTAATTGCAAAGAAGAAGGGCACTACAAGAATACATGTCGGAAGGCTTTTGTTGAGAGTCCACCTAAGAAACCAAGAGGCAGACCAAGGAAATATCAG GGACTACACTTTGGCGAGTCACAAGCTCAATCCTCAGAAGCTCAAACCTCACAAAATCAATCCTCAGCATGGGAAGTTCCTCAATCTTCACAAGGTCAATCCTCACAAGCTCAACCATCACGATGGGAAGTTCCTCAATCCTCACAAGCTGAAGCATCACAGACAGCAGCGTGGGGAAGATGGTTTTTTTAG
- the LOC103859017 gene encoding 5'-adenylylsulfate reductase-like 5: MDLHLPILLLCVIAASCFPSGLASSPVDSSVCNHEFELFRFDLASKCPPSLRPSPPIEVDGDSLDRLMALNHDDGNAYVSVLFYASWCPFSRAVRTKFDMLSLMFPQIQHLAVEHSQALPSVFSRYGIHSLPSILMVNQTLKARYHGRKDLTSLIEFYDESTGLKPVQYVAEGEPATTLDATDGSLITWLRNGTSISEIFKRDPFLVLSLLFICIQVAILVFPIAESRMKALWASYAPNLNLERFGEVSQVFSRALHMVDVRRLWLKLRLVKTRSFHERAKNAQAWASSLASVSLGQTSSDQS; the protein is encoded by the exons ATGGATCTCCACCTTCCGATTCTCCTCCTCTGTGTAATAGCTGCGTCGTGCTTCCCTTCTGGGCTCGCTTCATCTCCGGTTGACTCCTCCGTCTGCAATCACGAATTCGAGCTGTTCCGGTTCGATCTAGCCTCGAAATGCCCTCCTTCTCTCCGTCCAAGTCCTCCTATCGAG GTGGATGGAGACTCGCTGGATAGGTTAATGGCTTTGAACCATGATGATGGAAATGCTTATGTCTCTGTACTCTTTTATGCTTCTTGGTGCCCGTTCTCACGTGCTGTGCGAACTAAGTTTGATATGTTGAGTTTGATGTTCCCTCAGATACAGCATTTAGCTGTTGAGCATTCTCAAGCACTACCATC TGTCTTTTCAAGGTATGGTATCCATAGCTTACCTTCAATCCTGATGGTAAACCAAACTTTAAAGGCGCGATACCATGGTCGTAAGGATCTTACATCCCTGATTGAGTTTTATGATGAATCAACAG GTCTCAAACCTGTCCAGTATGTGGCTGAAGGGGAACCAGCAACCACCTTAGACGCTACCGACGGTAGCCTGATCACATGGCTACGCAATGGGACATCTATTAGTGAAATATTCAAACGAGATCCGTTCTTGGTACTGTCTCTGCTGTTTATCTGTATACAAGTGGCAATCCTCGTCTTCCCCATAGCAGAATCACGCATGAAAGCGTTGTGGGCCTCTTATGCTCCCAATCTGAACCTGGAAAGATTTGGAGAGGTAAGCCAAGTGTTCAGCCGTGCTCTTCACATGGTCGATGTGCGGAGACTATGGTTGAAACTAAGACTCGTCAAAACAAGGAGCTTTCATGAAAGGGCGAAGAACGCTCAAGCCTGGGCTTCATCTCTCGCGTCCGTCTCTCTAGGCCAAACTTCATCAGACCAATCCTGA
- the LOC103859012 gene encoding protein EMBRYO SAC DEVELOPMENT ARREST 30 isoform X1, with protein MMVFRSRIKWIALLVLILSVGSLVVHLSITKSSGVQLASYARDSLWQDFDSLLGAKDFRNKHLWRPVKALETLQPYANPRTSYPAPSSKNNGFIYAKIFGGFDKIRSSICDLVTISRLLNATLIIPELQESLRSKGISNKFKSFSYLYDEEQFISFLKNDVIIAKALPESLKAARKRNEFPLFKPKNSASPNYYLEDVLPKLKKANVIGLIIYDGGCLQSNLPASMLELQRLRCRVAFHALQLRSEIQVLGKKMVDRLRKSGQPFLAYHPGLVRDKLAYHGCAELFQDLHSELIQYRRAQMIKQKFISEELIVDSRVRRDKGLCPLMPEEVGILLKALGYSQKAIIYLAGSEMFGGQRVLIPLRAMFPNLVDRTSLCSTEELSELVGPETPLPENMYEMPPRKSDKQLQEEWNKAGTRPRPLPPPPDRPIYQHEKEGWYGWLTENDTEPTPSPMDLRNLAHRLLWDALDFVVSVEADVFFPGFNNDGSGLPDFSSLVMGQRLYERPSSRTYRLDRKVIQEFFNITREDMYHPNRNWTVHVRKHLNSSLGESGLIRQSTLSKPRLFLSHPLPECSCRTSPLEDSRQIRSDDGRFLYGGEDECPKWIKSAGVEKSKTDDSDQPDYEHDLLTEQSETEEEFAKSKVASAFDQDEEWDPND; from the exons ATGATGGTGTTCAGATCGAGGATAAAATGGATAGCGCTCTTGGTGCTCATATTATCAGTGGGATCTCTCGTTGTTCATCTCTCGATTACAAAGTCTTCAGGTGTACAGTTGGCTTCTTATGCTAGAGATTCCCTCTGGCAAGATTTTGATTCTTTGTTAGGTGCAAAG GATTTTAGAAATAAGCATTTATGGAGGCCTGTCAAAGCACTAGAGACCTTGCAGCCTTATGCCAATCCAAGAACTAGTTATCCTG CTCCCAGTTCAAAAAACAATGGCTTCATTTATGCAAAGATATTTGGTGGATTTGACAAGATCAGATCTTCT ATATGTGATCTTGTCACCATATCCAGGCTTCTAAATGCTACTCTTATCATTCCAGAGCTTCAAGAGAGTCTTCGCTCCAAAGGCATCAG CAACAAGTTCAAGAGTTTCTCCTATCTTTATGATGAGGAGCAGTTTATATCCTTTCTTAAAAATGATGTTATCATTGCGAAGGCCCTCCCTGAGAGCTTGAAAGCCGCAAGAAAAAGGAACGAGTTTCCTCTTTTTAAGCCCAAAAACTCTGCATCGCCAAATTATTACCTCGAGGATGTATTGCCAAAGTTAAAGAAAGCTAATGTTATTGGATTGATCATCTACGACGGGGGATGCTTGCAG TCAAATTTGCCTGCTTCAATGCTTGAACTTCAAAGACTAAGGTGTAGAGTTGCCTTCCATGCCCTCCAGCTTCGTTCAGAAATCCAGGTGCTTGGCAAGAAGATGGTTGACAG GTTACGTAAATCAGGTCAACCCTTcctagcttatcatcctggctTAGTGAGGGATAAACTGGCATATCATGGCTGTGCTGAGCTTTTCCAG GATCTTCACAGTGAACTCATTCAGTATCGGCGGGCTCAGATGATTAAGCAGAAGTTTATTTCAGAAGAACTTATTGTAGACTCGCGTGTGCGCAGGGACAAAGGCTTATGTCCTCTCATGCCAGAAGAG GTTGGAATCCTTCTGAAAGCACTGGGATACTCTCAGAAAGCCATTATATACTTAGCTGGTTCTGAAATGTTTGGGGGCCAACGTGTTTTGATCCCTCTGCGAGCCATGTTCCCTAATTTAGTGGACCGAACTTCTTTATGCAGCACGGAGGAATTATCAGAATTGGTTGGTCCTGAGACACCTCTTCCAGAAAACATGTATGAAATGCCTCCTCGGAAAAGCGATAAGCAGCTCCAAGAAGAGTGGAACAAGGCAGGTACTCGGCCTAGACCTCTCCCTCCTCCTCCAGACAGACCTATCTACCAGCACGAAAAAGAAGGGTGGTATGGTTGGCTTACAGAGAATGATACAGAACCAACCCCTTCACCCATGGATCTTAGGAATCTAGCACACAGGTTACTGTGGGACGCACTTGACTTTGTTGTGTCTGTCGAAGCTGATGTCTTTTTCCCTGGTTTCAACAACGATGGTAGTGGGTTGCCTGATTTTTCAAGTTTGGTAATGGGCCAGAGGCTCTATGAAAGACCATCGTCACGAACATATAGACTAGACAG GAAAGTTATTCAAGAATTTTTCAACATTACACGTGAGGACATGTACCATCCCAACCGGAACTGGACAGTTCATGTGAGAAAACATCTTAACTCAAGTTTGGGTGAGAGTGGGCTTATAAGGCAGTCTACGCTGTCGAAACCCCGGTTGTTTCTTTCGCATCCACTTCCTGAATGCTCATGCAGAACATCACCCCTCGAGGATTCTAGACAAATACGAAGTGATGATGGTAGATTTCTCTATGGAGGTGAAGATGAATGCCCTAAATGGATAAAATCAGCTGGGGTGGAAAAGAGTAAAACTGATGATAGTGATCAGCCTGATTATGAACATGACCTTCTCACTGAACAGTCAGAAACTGAAGAAGAGTTTGCAAAAAGTAAAGTGGCTTCAGCTTTTGACCAGGATGAAGAATGGGATCCCAATGACTAG
- the LOC103859011 gene encoding 5-methyltetrahydropteroyltriglutamate--homocysteine methyltransferase 2: protein MASHIVGYPRMGPKRELKFALESFWDGKSTADDLKKVSADLRSDIWKQMSAAGIKYIPSNTFAYYDQVLDTTAMLGAVPPRYGWNSGEIGFDVYFSMARGNASVPAMEMTKWFDTNYHYIVPELGPEVKFSYASHKAVNEYKEAKALGAETVPVLVGPVSYLLLSKLAKGVDKSFDLLSLLPKILPIYKEVIEELKGAGATWIQFDEPLFVMDLEGHKLQAFSGAYAELESTLSGLNVLVETYFADVPAEAYKTLTSLKGVTAFGFDLIRGTKTIDLIKSSFPEGKYLFAGVVDGRNIWANDLAASLITLQSLEGVVGKDKLVVSTSCSLLHTAVDLVNETKLDAEIKSWLAFAAQKVVEVDALAKALAGQTNQSFFSANAEALSSRRSSPRVTNQSVQKAAADLKGSDHRRATEVTARLDAQQKKLNLPILPTTTIGSFPQTVELRRVRREYKAKKISEEDYVKAIKEEIKKVVDIQEELDIDVLVHGEPERNDMVEYFGEQLSGFAFTANGWVQSYGSRCVKPPIIYGDVSRPKPMTVFWSSTAQSMTKRPMKGMLTGPVTILNWSFVRNDQPRHETCYQIALAIKDEVEDLEKGGIGVIQIDEAALREGLPLRKAEHSFYLDWAVHSFRITNCGVQDSTQIHTHMCYSHFNDIIHSIIDMDADVITIENSRSDEKLLSVFREGVKYGAGIGPGVYDIHSPRIPSTDEIADRVNKMLAVLEQNILWVNPDCGLKTRKYTEVKPALKNMVDAAKLIRSQLSTAK, encoded by the exons CACTTTTGCTTACTATGACCAGGTGTTGGACACCACCGCTATGCTCGGTGCTGTCCCTCCTAGATACGGATGGAACAGTGGCGAGATTGGTTTTGATGTTTACTTCTCCATGGCTAGAGGTAACGCCTCTGTTCCAGCCATGGAAATGACCAAGTGGTTTGACACCAACTA CCACTACATTGTCCCAGAGTTGGGCCCTGAAGTGAAGTTTTCTTATGCATCTCACAAGGCTGTGAATGAGtacaaggaggccaaagct CTTGGTGCTGAGACAGTCCCTGTACTTGTTGGTCCTGTCTCTTACTTGCTTCTTTCCAAGCTTGCAAAGGGTGTTGACAAGTCATTTGATCTTCTCTCCCTTCTCCCCAAAATCCTCCCAATCTACAA GGAAGTCATTGAGGAGCTTAAGGGAGCTGGTGCCACCTGGATTCAGTTTGATGAGCCTCTTTTTGTCATGGATCTTGAGGGTCACAAACTCCAGGCTTTTAGCGGTGCCTATGCTGAGCTGGAATCAACTCTCTCTGGTCTGAATGTTCTTGTGGAGACTTACTTCGCTGATGTCCCTGCTGAAGCATACAAGACCCTTACTTCCTTGAAGGGTGTGACTGCTTttggatttgatttgattcgtgGAACCAAGACCATTGACTTGATCAAGTCTAGTTTCCCTGAGGGCAAGTATCTCTTTGCTGGTGTTGTTGATGGAAGGAACATTTGGGCCAATGACCTTGCTGCCTCTCTCATTACCTTGCAGTCACTTGAGGGAGTTGTTGGTAAAG ACAAGCTTGTGGTCTCAACCTCTTGCTCTCTTCTTCACACTGCTGTTGACCTTGTTAACGAGACTAAGCTCGATGCTGAAATCAAGTCTTGGCTAGCATTTGCTGCCCAAAAGGTCGTTGAAGTAGATGCATTGGCCAAGGCTTTGGCTGGTCAGACTAATCAg AGCTTCTTCTCTGCCAACGCAGAGGCTTTGTCTTCAAGGAGGTCTTCCCCAAGAGTCACCAACCAGTCTGTCCAGAAGGCT GCTGCTGATTTGAAGGGATCAGACCATCGCCGTGCTACTGAAGTTACCGCAAGACTAGATGCTCAGCAGAAGAAGCTGAACCTTCCAATCCTCCCAACCACAACCATTGGTTCCTTCCCACAGACCGTTGAACTCAGGAGGGTTCGCCGTGAGTACAAGGCCAAGAA AATCTCTGAAGAGGATTACGTCAAGGCCATCAAGGAAGAGATCAAGAAAGTTGTTGACATCCAAGAGGAACTTGACATCGATGTTCTTGTCCACGGAGAGCCTGAG AGAAACGACATGGTTGAGTACTTTGGAGAGCAGTTGTCAGGTTTTGCATTCACAGCAAACGGATGGGTACAATCCTATGGATCTCGTTGTGTGAAGCCACCGATCATCTACGGTGACGTGAGCCGTCCCAAGCCAATGACTGTGTTCTGGTCTTCAACAGCTCAGAGCATGACTAAACGTCCCATGAAGGGTATGCTTACAGGACCAGTCACGATTCTTAACTGGTCTTTTGTCAGAAACGACCAGCCTAGGCACGAGACTTGTTACCAGATCGCTTTGGCTATCAAAGATGAAGTGGAAGACCTCGAGAAGGGAGGTATTGGAGTCATTCAGATCGATGAAGCTGCTCTTAGGGAAGGGTTGCCTCTTAGGAAAGCAGAACACTCTTTCTACTTGGACTGGGCTGTTCACTCTTTCAGGATCACTAATTGTGGTGTTCAAGACAGCACTCAG ATCCACACTCACATGTGCTACTCACATTTCAATGACATCATCCACTCCATCATCGACATGGACGCTGATGTTATCACCATTGAGAACTCACGTTCAGATGAGAAGCTTCTCTCTGTGTTCCGTGAAGGAGTGAAGTACGGTGCAGGTATTGGTCCTGGTGTTTACGACATCCACTCACCGAGAATCCCATCAACAGATGAGATTGCAGACAGGGTCAACAAGATGCTTGCGGTTTTGGAGCAGAACATCTTGTGGGTTAACCCTGACTGTGGTCTGAAGACAAGGAAGTACACTGAGGTTAAGCCAGCACTTAAGAACATGGTTGATGCGGCTAAGCTTATCCGCTCCCAGCTCTCTACTGCCAAGTGA
- the LOC103833550 gene encoding uncharacterized protein LOC103833550, translating into MEKLSVKFAFIALLAVACVMMSTMTVQNVEASRLLPEEAPVVHYEASTQVVKPQDFHCREGCRVSCIPIQLVIRCVCLC; encoded by the exons ATGGAGAAGCTATCAGTGAAGTTTGCTTTCATTGCTCTTTTAGCTGTTGCATGCG TGATGATGAGTACTATGACAGTTCAAAATGTTGAGGCAAGTCGTTTGTTACCTGAGGAAGCTCCGGTGGTGCATTATGAAGCTTCGACGCAGGTTGTGAAGCCACAAGACTTTCACTGCAGGGAAGGGTGTCGTGTGAGCTGCATTCCCATTCAACTAGTTATTCGCTGTGTttgtttatgctga
- the LOC103833551 gene encoding uncharacterized protein At1g43920, Chloroplastic-like — MGEIINPVRDSSSILFDLVLKNLDSHLSFFEYRMMSSGCEDSSVNTMGIRGIPEQCGCGRRTGIYTSKTKVNPGRTFFRCPTFQNDHLYKWLDEAVYEEVQDALPKIECFASDVMKLKMEIESMKTVEEELKEDVRKASNELKKLNVIMKVGFSVVCLGGVICLVRLCLPKNSC; from the exons ATGGGCGAAATCATAAATCCAGTTCGCGATTCAAGCTCGATTCTCTTCGATCTCGTCCTTAAGAATCTCGATTCTCATCTCTCCTTCTTCGAGTATCGCATGATGAGTTCGGGTTGTGAGGATTCGTCTGTGAATACGATGGGAATTCGTGGTATCCCGGAGCAATGCGGCTGTGGTCGAAGAACTGGGATATACACATCAAAAACGAAGGTCAATCCAGGAAGAACTTTCTTTAGATGCCCAACGTTTCAAAAT GATCACTTGTATAAATGGCTAGATGAAGCTGTCTACGAAGAGGTTCAAGATGCATTGCCAAAAATTGAGTGCTTTGCATCAGATGTTATGAAACTTAAAATGGAGATCGAAAGCATGAAAACCGTGGAGGAAGAGTTGAAAGAAGATGTCAGGAAGGCGAGCAATGAACTTAAGAAGCTGAATGTGATCATGAAAGTGGGTTTTTCGGTGGTTTGTTTAGGCGGTGTGATATGTCTTGTAAGGCTATGTTTACCTAAGAACTCATGTTGA